TATAGCTGAGGCAGACACTGCAGGGTCACCCAATGCCACAACAAGGCAGAGGGTGACCCTGCTGCCAAAGGTCCTGTCCTTTGATTGCCAGCTTTGCAAAAGGTGGTGTCATACCAGCGATTCCTTTAATCAGAGGCTCTTTTCCAGAGAGTCCCTCTTTTCCAGAGAGAAAGCCAGCGGGCCAGATTTGCTCATTACTCATGCCAATGTCATTCTGGAAAAGCTCCCCTGCAGGTAACAGTGTCCCAGCTGGATTTCACTGGTTCAGGGCCTGGATCCCTGGCGTGTTCTTTAAACTATTTGACCTGTGTCATAATTGTAATGAAAAATGCATTGTTCTCCAAAGAGAACCTGCTAGACCTGGCTTGAAAGGACTGTCTTTGAGCCAAGGCCACAAACTGCTCATGGTGATGGAAGAGGTCCAGTTCCAGGATATGGCCAGTAGAAGTGCTATCTCCTGCTATGTGCCTATCCCATAATGGCACCTGGTTTGCAGATGGCCTGGTGACTGTGGGTGCTTCTCAAGCCTTTACCCTCCGCCTGTTATACTTCACCACCACCTGTTTCTCAGAGTTGTGGTCAGCTCTGCTTCTGGAAGTCCCCCACTACAAACCCAGTGGAGATAGGAGTTCTGTAATACTTGGGGAGCTTTTATTGTTTTCTTAACATCTCCAAATCAAAGGCCCCTTTGCATTAAGTGTGCCAGAACAGAGGCAATCTGAGCTGTAAGTGCCCTAGGTGGCACCTTCGCACAGTCAGAGCCAGCTCAGAGACCCTCAGCAGGACCAGCACCTCAGTGCAGTGACAGAAGCATGGGTGTGTTgaggctggccagagccaggaaggTGCATGGGAGTTACTTGCTTAGGTCTCAGGTGCTGTAAAGCCCAAGCAGACAGTGTCCAGACAGGGAGGCAAAGCTGCTTCCCTTTGATAAAGCTGACCACACAAACCCCATTCCCATATGTTTTGTCCCAGTGCTTATGGTTCTGAATGAAGAGGAGCAGGTAGCTAGTGCGATCCCTAGGAAGGACATGGGGGTCACCCCACCCCTtcacactgccctgccctgtgccatagtacatgacctgaacagagcacTGTTCCTTGGAGAGATGGATTTGCTCAAACGGGGACTGGCATTTCCAGATCACTATGTTCTTTATCCTTGCACCTGACTTGTGTCCCTCTTTGAGTACTAGCTGGGATTGCCTTGCTGTAGAATTAGAGCCAAGTACCTGGAGCTGCTTGGATCGGTCCCTCCAGGAGTCCTTGAGAAGAATATCCTTTCCCTGTCTAGTGTGCTGAGCAGCGGCCCTCTGAATATGTATCAGAGCCTTTCACGGCCGCCCTCATGTTTGCTGGGGAACCGGTGCTGCTTTGGCACTAATGAGTGACCTGGGCTGACCCAGCAGGGAGGGTGGAAGCAGAAGAAGGCAGTAATAGGAACCAAGTGCCTTGCAGGGCTGCCAAGGGAAGTGAGTGCTACCCAAGTGCATTATGCCATGACAGGATTTCAGGCAGCTGAGGCCTGAAGAATCTGTGGTCCCCTCCCTTGCCAGGGACAGCAGCTCCTTCTACCTCAGATTCTCCATCTGTAAACCAATGGCATTAGATGCATTGCTGATGCTGTAATTCAGCACCAACAGGCTTTGAAGTGGTTTAGTTTTCACAGGAAATAAGGCTCCTGAAGCAGTGTGTGCGCCCTGGCAGTGCCAAGGGGCGATGACACACAAATAGCTCCCTTGTTTTTTGAAGAGATTTCACAGGACTAGATCCCCCACACCACTGGTGCCAGGTCCCTTTTGTCTTCCAGCTTTGCAAAGTTAGTATTTGGGCCACTAGGAGCTGGCAGTGCTTGGGGATACGACTGAATTGGGTTACATGGAATATAAAAGCTGCTCGCTCATTCCTGGCCAATAAATGGCTCTACCTCACTCCAGGAGGGTGGGCCTGTCCACCATAGCCTCTCCACAGTCACATTTAGTGTCCCCTAGGGAGAAGTGCAGCTCACTAGGGGGTCCATCCCATTCACTTTACACTCAGTCTCATGGGCTGTCTGCaggtgttttcttcttttcagttATTTGAGGGTCCTCAGACCTGCTGGTCCTTTGAAAGCAAAAAAGCCTAAATAATGCAATATTTAGGCCACACAGCTTCAATCATGGAGTGTCAGGAACATGGAAATGTAAGATTCCAACATCATTGGATTACACTAGACAcatgcaccccacccctatgCATATTCACAGGGAAAGACACATGCTCATGTGTACCTGCACATGCATATATGAGTGTATACACACAGATACGCCCTCTCTCACACAGCTCAATTAGAGTGGATGCTAGAACCTTAGCTGTGTATTTATTCTGTTCCTGTTTCTCTGGCTAAATACGCAGCTTCATACCATTGTTCACATAAAAAGGAGCCCTGCAGACCCTTAATCTCAGCATTTCCTGACTTCTTTAATTTTCATTGTATACCTTTAGGATTTAAGTAACCTAGATTTTTGCCATTCATTTGTAAAATATTGCAAAGGAAGTGGATGCTTCCCATTGACCCCAATTGCTGTTGTAGGAAGAGTTTGCAGTCAGGGAAGATTTACTCTTTCTCCCCCCAGTGTGGCAGGGAAACCAGTTTCATGGGATTGATGTCTACTGTACCTTTGCTTAACACAAAGCTCCCAGGGAGGAAAGGCAGCTATAGAGTGGCTCAGCCCAGTTCTCCCCACTGActaccccccatccctccctacAAAACCCCAAACTCCTAGTCCCCACATCAGGGCTTAATGAAATCCTAATGGTTACTTTAAAGCTAAATGAAGTTTAGGCTTTCTAAGCCAAGCAGGGTATCGACAGCTTCCTGCTTGTTTCTGTACTCACTTGGCCAACCTGGCATCACACTGGGGCATCAACAATTGACACACGCAGGACCAGTTTGGTTTAGCTTCAGTTCTGTTCTGAAGCTGCCCCTGAAATACAGCCATGTCACTGAGCTGACAGAGGCCTGTTCTGGGACAGTGTACCCATTTTCCCCGCAGCATAGCCACATTGCTACAACTGCCCCATTGCAAAGACCACAAGCAAGTCTGACCCCCAGGGTATGATGATCTCCCCTGGGGCACTGGCACACAGGTACACAGGCTCTCAATGCAGCTAGCAGCCTAGTCATGACATCTTGGCATACCAGCCTTCCAGGAGTGGGGATGTTCCATTGTGGTGGGTGGGTCAAAAAAACTCCCCTTACCCAGCAGGCCTGGGCAAAGTGAAACTGAGGAGGAGGATGCTGGACTCTGCAGGAGGTAGCATGTAGCTGACAAAGGCAGCAGGTTGGCAGAGGAAGGGCCTTCTGGGATGGAACAGGAAGGGATGCTCCATGGCCAACAATGCATGGGATTGTACCCCAGGCAGGACAATAGCTGTGTGGGCAAGGAGAGATGgtgcctgctgctggtgcttgCAGCCTTAGGTCCTTCTCCCGCACTTTCCCTCATGCAACACATTGCAGCAAAGCTTGGTGTGATTCGTTCCAATATAATCTTTATTTGGGAGATCAATTAGGGATTGACGAGGCCGGGTATAAAACATGATCACCGTCACgaccagcagcaggaggaatcggcagagcagaaaaaaaatgctaccaGGCCCTGTTCTTCCtggccctctcccctgcccagtgTGTACATGCTTCCCGGGTGCTGGCCTGAGTTCCCCTGTGGGCGCCCAGGGCCACCTCAttctctgcagaggggctgggagcaaggggatCTCCTGCAGCTTATTTCTCAGGGGTTCACAGACAAATCTGGCTACCTTCCagctctccccttcctctcccttggTGTCTTATGCCACTAAAGGCCAACTATGAGGACCTCTGGAATGGGTGGATGGGTTGCTCCTCTTCATTAGCTGGTTGGGGCAACACTGCTGATTGGTATGGGAGTGGGAGGGTGTCTCTCTATCTCACTCAGCAGAGCCAGCCCAGTGGACATGGGCTCCAGATGCATGCCTGCTTTCAGCTAAGGTAGTAGTCAGGCCCCATGCACAGACAAAGCTGCCCCCAGGGCTGAGTAGCCCCCAAATCCCAAGCCTTGCTGTCTTTCAGGACACTGTACTGTGCCTTACCCAGCGGGGTGCTGTTGTCACAGCCTCTCTCAGGGGAGCACCTGCAAAATAtggctttttgtttcttttttgctttcttgCTTTTTGGCAGCAAACTTTCCTCCAAAATGTTGTGAAGGAACAAAGTCACTGAGAACAGGACAgttgcttcccctgcccctccacccgcCATGGGAACACTAGGCATGTTACTGTGCCAGCTGCTCCTTCCCTCAGCCCCCTTGATGCTGTTCCTTCCATGAAGGGGACTTTGTTGGAATCAaatccttctcccccccacccctgcagttaGTATCACAACAAGGGAAGGGGGTGACCTTGGCAAGGACTAGCTACCCCCAGCTCATTCCCACAGCCCTGCTCAGAAGCTAGCCAGACTCCTCCCTCACTGGAGGGGACCGCCATGCTGACGGAAAGAACATGGCATATCCAGCTCTGAGGAAGGCCTTAGCCTCTGTACTTAGAGCCAAACTCTCCATCCACTGGGTGGGAGCTGCGGCcacgggggaggcaggggggggcaccagggaaggggaccctcccacacacacgcaGAACCCACAGAAGGATGATCCCAGCTCATCGCCTTGATTAACATGAACAATCCCAAGGACGGAGTGTCCTGGAATGGGTTGGGAAAACAAAGATCCTCCAAAATGAGGATAAACTGGAGCTTCCCTCAAGGGCCCGCGGAGGAAATGGGACGCATGTCCATTAGTAACTGTGGGGCCATGGCAACGGGTTGAATTGGCTACAATTACTTAGAGGCATTTCAGCTTGGCCACCGAGATGAAAGCTTTGGCAAATAACTTAGAGAAAACTGGCTGCCCAGtggtcctccctctttccccttcccccctctccccctcagcctctttctgcttcctgtgaggCAGGCTCGGTTCGCACGCATTGCCCAGCTCAGCACTGGAAAGCTCCAGGCTGTCCTCCCCATCACCTCCGTGCGTCGGGTGCACTGTTCCCCAGGGTGCCTGCAGTGGCATTCAGCTGtgttgctggcagggaagcctCCTGGGCCAAGTTGCTCCACTCAGACCACATCACATGAGCCacaggaaagaaacagaaagaatgCTGCCCAGAGTAGTGAGTGCAAGGGGGGCACGGTGCCTGGTGAGACACGGGGAAAGCGTGAGCCACAGAAAGGGAGCACAGGAGTGCCCGGACTTGCTGATAGACACCCGCTGCCAGTCCCAATGTCCCTCTCACTGAAGCTCAGCCAGGGCACAAGGGGAGCTCCTCATCTCAGCTCCCTCCTCCACCAGTAGACACAGCCAGTGGTTTCCTGTCAGCAAGGAGGACTGCATTCCCCCCAGCTCTTGCCAAAGCCTGAGCCATGAACAGCCTCTAGCCCAGCAGCTGGAGATCCCTTGCATTACCACAGGACCTTGGGCTACAGCAAAGATCTCATCCCCTGTGGTGCATGGGGAGAGCTGATGAGAGGGTCAGGCCTGTTGCTGTCAACTCTGGGTCCTGTTGTCCCCTGTGCTAGGCCAATGCCAATGCTCTTCTCTCACACGGTACTGCCGTTTGATGCAGCGAGTGGTGcggggggaaggcagggcagggcacgcaGGTTACATGATGGTGCAGGAAGACAGCGGATTTCGAATGTGGCAGGTACAGGCCGCCCCACAGTACTGGCGAAAGGTCTGGTAGCAGCTGCGGTCAGCATCGCTGCTCCACTGCACAGGGTTGGCAGAGAGGGCCTCAGCAGGCAGTCTGTTCAGGATACTGGTGTTCACCGCCAGTGCGGCCAGCCCATAGTCAGTGAAGAGCACAGTCTCCCGCTTGCAGGTGGGGCAGGAGATGAACTTGTACTTCGGACAGGACTCATAGAGGATTTGCAGGCATTCCTCACACACGGAGTGGAGGCAGGAGAGGATGCGGGGCCGCTTGTTGGTAAAATTGTACATGTGGCCACAGGTGGGGCATTCCAGGGGCTCGCATGGCGTGGAAGGGTGCAGCACATACTGGTTGACGATAACCTCATCTGATGGTGGCTGACGGTGGAAACAGACCTCTGAGCTGCCCTTGCGCTGCCCTTGGTATATTCGCTCTCGTCGTGGCAGAGGTGGAGTCCGGGGCAGCCCTAGAGAGCCAGGGTTACTGTCCAAGGCAGGGATGTCTCCGCAAGCCTGATTGACAATGATCTCAGACTCCGATGGCCAGGCACGCTTGGCCACGAGTGGTGGCTCCCGGCGGGGTGCAGGAGTGTAGCGTGACTGGGAGCCCTGCAGTTCTGAGAACTTTTCCGGGTGGATGATCTTCATCGCCTCCATTTTGATGATGACCTGTTGCCCTTTCAGACACGACATGAGTATTGTCTTTACATTACTGTCCACTGCTCTGGGATCTCCGAGGGTCGCCTGCATGAGGCTAGAACATGCTGGCAGCATGCAGAGCTTTCAATCTCCTTCTGGCAGTAAAGTGATAGCGTGGAAGAAAGCCACTGGAGCGGGGACACATCCTGGGAGAAAGGTGCCAACCAATGGGGCCAAGTGTCCTTCTTCTGCCTCAGGATTGCAGTCACCCCAATTTCACCCACTGCCCTCAAGTTGCCACTGGCAAGGCTGGAGGCGTGCACAGGAAGTTGCTGCTCACAATAATATCCTGCAGAGCAAAGCCGCTAAGGACATGCTCCTGTCACAAACTGGATAATCAAAgtggctgctccctgcagtcCCTCTCTGTCACTCAGAAGACCTCCCACTCTTTGCTGGCTGTCACTTTCCAAGCCAGATCAGTAGCAACTGTAAATAGCAAACTGTGACAAGAGGCTTAGGGAAGGCAGGGCTTTCCCAGGGCTTTGTGGTGCCTTGGGAGCAGGTGACTCAGGCTTGCAATTCATCCCAGGACGGCTCCCAGCCAGAATGTGATcactgcagcctgtgctgaggGCTGCCTGCACCTTCCTCCAGGTGCCCCACCCCTATCCTGCCTGTATTCCTGTTTCTCTGCAGGATCTTTGCAGGCCAAAAGAATGTGTTTGTGAATTCCTTTGCTCTGACTTTCCTGTCTCTCCCACTTGCAGTCACTGACATTCACGGAGCCTACAGCTCCCCCAAGCCAGCAGCTGAGCAtaagccctgcagccaggcaggatccCCAACTGGtggagagcagagctggctcACCTCTGTAGTTGCATGTTCCTCCGCTGGAGGTACAAGGGGCTCTCCACGCTGGCACAGATCAGCTCCAGTGCTGTGGCCCCAGGCTCAGCTTGGTGCTCCCTGCAGCGGCTCACAGGAAAGGGctggaaacaaaaagcaacagGAAGTTGGAGACTCAACTCTTGAGAGGTTTTTAATATGCATACTTTAATTGGGAGCTATGATCGGCTCTCTGCTCCCCCATGTGCAGACcccagtggctccttccagctaccCATACAGTTGATTTGTACTGGCCTAAGAAAATGGGAGAAGCCAGGCATTTCCCACAGGCCTATTCTCGCTGCTGGTACCTGCCTGTCAACTGAGCCGAGGAAGAGGAGGGTTGTCCTCTCTGCTGCtcaccctcctcttcctgctgcccttctgccccagtGAAGTCTCAGGGCCCCTTCTCAGGGGCTTGGGGTCCTCTCCAGCTTTGGGAATACACAGGGCGCTCTTGTCTCATGGAGCACTCTGTCTTTCTGTCACTCTGCCTCCATGGCTCGCTGCCCACCATTATCAGCCCCTCCTTCTGCTCTGGCTTtgctcttctcttccttccaTGTCCCCATCTATGTCCTGGAGTGAGGGCTGGAAGGCAAGGGGAGCACAGTATTTCCATATTTCAGAGGGCAAATGGGTGATGCTCTGTAACCACTATCCTCTAGCTTATGGTCCTGCTTCTCCTCTGGAAAGCGTGATGGAGCTCTCCATCCTCCTCTCCATTACCCCAGGCCTGCTAAATTCCTGTATTGCATTACTGGGGTGCTGTCCTTAGTTTGCTCCAGTCGAACTCTCCAGAAGCTGGTTGAGAGTCCACTGACCACCCAGAGGGGGCTGTACAGACCCAGGACTGTCCAAGGGACTAGCTGACTATGGGACAGCCTGAGGGGCCTGCGTGGGTGCAGTGCCAGATCCCAGGGACAAATGAAAGGACTGGTCAAGAGACTTTGTCACATTCCAATCTACCAAATGTCTTGCTCACCCCAGATCTCTCAGCATGAAGCTGGGTGGCAGAGCCTATGCATTAGCTGGGCCTGAGAGAAGAGTATTTGGCCTGCACATGCCTGTATTGCAGACAGCCTAGGGTTGGGAGAAGCAATAAATCCTTGTCAGCAGGCTACCCATGCCTGGGCTGCAATGCTCCACATTACCTctacccagagagagagagagagagagagagagagagagagcacagctCCCACTGGCACATAGCACAatgcccacccccacacccccacaataCGTGCTGGCAGGCAATGTGCACATTGAGATACACCATCCAGCCTGACGGGTTGTGCTCCCAGCACACATTAGCATGcagcatgcacactcacacactgCACGTTGCTTGCTGTTGGGCAGTGCTGACATCAACACAACGGGCACAGAGATACACAGCACACACTGTACACAGATGCACAGCCTTTACGACACACACCATGGCGAGCCACACAGCATACGCTGACACACAGCCCAGACACGCTGCATTTATACTGACACACGCAGACATATGGCATTCACATTAACACACATGGGCTGGTATACAGGATGCATACACCTCTTAATACACAGCTCACACAAGGATATACATGCATgcaaatatgctaatgcacagctTTCATACTGacatgccacatgcatgtacatgtacacacacagacatgctcacacacacacacgcacatacaaaCATGCTTTTGGAGGCCTATTCTGCACTGACACATGCTAATAAACAGGCGCAGAGGACAGTGGATGCATGCTGTTACCTGTGATGGGCCACAGCTCTGGGAAGTCTTGCTTGGTTTTCAAGGAGGATCCTTGCGCTGCGGTACCTCCGACTTGGCACCCGTTGCCCCTCTCTGTCCCAGACAAATCGCCAGTGGATTGGAGGCCCCAGTTGCTAGAGGTTATCTGAAAGGCAGATGGGATGCAGGTTCCAGCTCTGTCTGCACAAAGTCCCAGCTCCCCAGGGACACTCTTGCTTatccacaccctccccaaatCCAGCCTGTCTCTGTCTCTGGTCCAGCCCAGCTTCTCAATGGCTGCCTCCAGCAAAAGCCTGTTCAATGCAGCTTCCTCTGCTGGAAAATAGACAGCCACCCAAAAAGGCGATTGTCCCTTAAGAAGCAGGACACAAAGGCAGAGCTCACAGATACAGGGCTCTCCTCCCACAAGTTCCAGATGTTCTGCAAGAGCCAGGAGTCCAAGCTACCTGGAGGCAAATAGGATCTGATCCCTGGCAGATAACACTGCTGATGTTCCAGCCAGGATGCCAGGTCCCCAGGCGCTGCTCCTGTATGCTTCTTAGATCCCAGGATGTGACTCCTTTCATAGGCTATGATGATGAAGGGCAAACTCCTCTTCCAGGGGCTTTCGTTTCCAACCAGACTCCTTTACtctcagcagcagaaagagagcaAACgccccctctgctctctgggcagAACGCAGAATTTTGTTTCCCCAGATAAGAAGCTGATGCAACACTATGTCTGCAAGTGAACAAGATATGTGCAGGCTACagaactagcagtggcacacggGAGATGGCAGGCTCTCCTCAGCCCTTTCTTGTGCTCACCTCTGCAAGGGCAAGGTCCTTGGCAGTGCAGCAGGTGCAGGGCTGGTTGGAAGAGGCGGCCTTGCTGAATCCTTTCCACTGCTAGAGGATCCTGCCCCCAGGGATGCTTTGTTTCTTTGCTGCTCTCTCTGGTGCTGTAGCAGCCTCTCCCCCGCAGGATGCTCTGTGCTCAGGCTCGTTTCCTTGCCACCGAGGGTGCGGGTCCTGCCTGGATGCTCCGAGCCAGGGAGCTGTTTCCTAgctgctctctctccccctcttgcTCGGTGTCTGCAGTGGGTACTGCAGTGATGCAGCCAGCTCACATTTCTCTCaatcagcagcacagagcccagtgggCCGCAGTGCCCTAGCGCCCAATGCTGGCTCCCTCCCACTCTTCATTCATGAGCCATTTCCCTCCCTCAGCAGCATTTCGCTCAGCTCCTCAGCCTGCGCagctgtgggctctgggcaggatGCTTGGGGCGTGAGCTCCTACTCAGGCGGGGGGGGAATTTTCCCCTAGTGATGgcaggctggctgcagccccaacAAGCTCTCTGCTAAGCGGGTGAGGAACACAGACTGCGGTCTgggcttccttcctccccctcacgCTTGCTTTCCGCCATTTGAGTCGCCTGCCGGCACCATACAGagtccctctgctcccctcaccacaCAAGGTCAGCCTCAGAGCCTCCCCACAAATACATATGCCACTGTCTATCTCCTCCCCTTGTTCTTAAAGGGACAAAAGCTTTTCAGGGGGGCCCGTTGGGCCAGCGTGGCTGTTGCCAGAAGGTCCATTCATAGAGTGCAGTGCTGCCTTGCGCCCCTGGGGAGTCTCCATCCGCgcacaccagggcagaggcaagtGCGGAgctggggtccgtgcttggaAGGGGCCTGCGGTGACTCAGCAACTCACTGGCAAACCCACACGTGTCCCTGCTGTAAGTATCTCACCAGGGACAGGTTTCTCAAAAGCCCTCAGCCTGAGCCTGGGGACGGCCAGGTTGTAACCCCTATAGCCCGCGCCTGGGTATGGCCCGACCCAGCTGATACAAGACAATCCCCATAGCCAGGAGTCCTGGTAACCCAGACGCAGCCTCTCTGAACCATTAATCCCCGCATCTGGGGCTCTGGCAGTCCCATTTGGTATAAGGCAACAAAACTTTCACCTGAGGCTCTGGAAATGGCTAGGCCAGTTCAGcctcacacagtggcagggagacaAACACTCTGAAAACAACTCTTAGCCTCTGCAGCTGCCCTTGGTTGCGGGAGAAGGAGGTGCCACCCGGGAAAGCTGGTAAGGAAAGACTCTTTGTCTCCTCTGTTCTTTCACATGGGACAGGGTTACAAATGTTCCCAGCATTGTCACGCATCACATGACAGGACTCACTCGGCCTCGTCTTCTTTCATTCCTTCTTTGTGACTTCAACCAAATACAAAGAAGGCAAAAGAGCCAAACTCAACAGCCACACCCCATCTGAACAACTATACCCTGCAAGCCATGACCATGACCACTACCCCAATGAACATACATAACTAAATGCTATACCGTAAGCAACAGCAACTCCCTAACTCAACCGGCACACTTAATCCAAACAGCTACACTGTAACTCAACAGCTACAATTGAAGCCAACAACCATACTCTAATTTATTTGCCACTGTCCAACCCAGCCATTACACAGGTAACAAAGCCCCTCATGGATATGTCTCAGACAGAGGCCAGGAAACAACCTGACCCATGTTAATTAAGGTGCAAATTAATTTACCCATGTAAATTAAATTCAGATCTGCTGGGTAGATCTCTGACCTAGAACAGCAACCTGATCACACAGTCATTTCTTGTTTTGAAAACAgttttgtgggttttgttttttttgcagtggACTATTGAGCCATTGAGGAGGACATGCTCGTCAGCATTCCCTGTGCGGCCACGCAGGCACGCTCATGCTGTGCCGCCAGGGGCACCTGCGCAACCGCGCATGCTATGGTATGTGAGCTACTTCTTGTGTTTTTCACTGGGTAGTTGTGTGTTGTAATCCCAgaaacaaagcagcagctggatgTATACAAGAGACAGAGATCCAGTGACCTCTTGTTGGCCTGACCCTAACAAGTGGTTGTTTTGTACAGCCTTGAAATTGGTAGTATAGCTGTTACCTAAACAGGTTGTCAACCATTGTCTTTCTGGAATCCAACACTGCCACTTGCAGTCTGGTCAACCGTTTGGCATTCTTGTGATATTTCTGGTCTTGTTTCCTAGTGGATAGTTTTGTATAACATTAGAGTTAATTGTCTTTGGCTCTAGAAACCAGTTAGTTGTTGGCAGCAATGGCTTGTCCTTCTGAACATATTTCTTTCATCCTAAAAATCAGTCTGAAGCACTTTGCACTATTATAACAGTACTTAGCGTGGATCCCCTGACTCTATCTCTACTTGGTTTGTTTTGCGAAGGGTTTTTAGCCCTACTTTTACTAACTTGTCTGCTTAATGTTGTGTGTTTGAACTGATAGGTCAAAGAAAATGACACAGATGAACCACTTACAAATTGCGAGCCATTTTCTGTCATTAGTTCATCTGGTATCTCCTGTTGATCCAACTTTATAATGTGTTATTACATTGTTACTCAAGGTGTTGAACAACAGCTTCAATATGAACAAATATTAAGTAGCAGTCTGCTAAGAGGGATTTTTTCCTGATTAATAAAAATAGATTTGTGCCAGGATGATGTGAATTCTCGTGTGGTCTTAATGGCTCTATTAACTGCAGATTTCCTCACTGTCAGTGGCAGCACTCCTGCCTAGACAAGAGTAGCACTGCTCAAGCTCTGTTCTCAAGCTCCGATGGTTACATGGTCCTCTCATTGTGCATGTAGTATTATAATATGATGTCTTACTCACAGAATCATCCCCGCCATCTGTAGCAATTTCATTTCTATCAGCCTAACATGCTTTAAATGATAGTTCTCATGCTACATTTTCCAAAGTTTCATGATCTTGTTCTACCTGGACTAGTTCTACGTGTACTTTTGCTCATGAAATTGCTAGTGATTACAGTCCAttccttgcatttttttcagttggaTCATAGTTCTGTTGGGTTTAAATCTGTGCTTTGGAGGTATACACTGCTTGTCAAGCATTCTATAGGGCTGGCCCTCAACACACATGTCACAATGGTTGAGATTGCATATGGTTGTCTATAGCACAAGGACAGTATGTCCTGGCACTGGAGGTCCTGAGCATGACCCACCTACCCAAAAACATGGTCCAGACCCTGAAGCTCACCAGTGAAGTGGCTCTGGGCTTATCCCAAGTACCCACTCTTGAGCTTTTTGTCACCAATGGCCCTGAGATGAACCAAGGCAGCTTCACTGAGTGGATGCAGATTTGGGTGGAAGGGGTGTGGGTCAAGTGTATTTTTGGTAGTGCATTAGGTTCTGCATGTGCCCCATCTATTATAAACCAAAATTGCTGGAACCCTTTTTAGTAAACATCCAGTACACTGATTTGATCAGCTGAGCTGCCCTTACAAGTGGATCTTTAAGCCAAGCGCACTAGCAATTCCACCATTTTAAACCCTGCTGAGTGCTGCCTGTCATTGCAAAGACCTGCCAGCATAATTTTGCCCCATTCCCTCATTGAGTGCAACTCCAAAAAACAAGGTTGTATGTTTTTAAGATCAGATAATGATCATTGATCCTCAGTACCAGACAGCTGTGATTCCAGTAACTCTTCTCCAGTAGGTATTTACAAATGCCTTTGTCTTCTATGTCAGTCTTTTCCAGAGCTTCACTTTGTAAATCTATTGCGAGACCCAACAAAGTACTCCAGGCCAAGTGCTCTCACTGGTGTAACTCCATTGAGATGAA
The window above is part of the Alligator mississippiensis isolate rAllMis1 chromosome 12, rAllMis1, whole genome shotgun sequence genome. Proteins encoded here:
- the RNF208 gene encoding RING finger protein 208, which translates into the protein MLPACSSLMQATLGDPRAVDSNVKTILMSCLKGQQVIIKMEAMKIIHPEKFSELQGSQSRYTPAPRREPPLVAKRAWPSESEIIVNQACGDIPALDSNPGSLGLPRTPPLPRRERIYQGQRKGSSEVCFHRQPPSDEVIVNQYVLHPSTPCEPLECPTCGHMYNFTNKRPRILSCLHSVCEECLQILYESCPKYKFISCPTCKRETVLFTDYGLAALAVNTSILNRLPAEALSANPVQWSSDADRSCYQTFRQYCGAACTCHIRNPLSSCTIM